The genomic segment AAAGCTGGACCCACGGTTCATCTGAACAACGGATGACCTGGCTCAAGCGTGGGCTCGAGTCCGGCGACCCCTCAGCCTGCAACACCTTCGACACGAAACGGTTATGAGTAATCCAGCACCCACACCTCAGAGCAGCTTCCTTGCGAAAACACTCGCACCAATACTCTCCGACCCTCCCTGGGCCGCCAAATCGTTTCTCGCCGCCAGTGCAACAACCGCCGCCGGAATCGGCGCCTGGCTCACCGACCTGATGTCACCGGTCCTCGCCAATGGGGGAGCTAGCTTCCTGGGAGGGTTCTTACTCGGATGGGCAGTCCGAAAGACCGTCAAGCTCGCCCTGTTGGTGGCTGCCTCATTGGCGGCACTCATCGCCATCCTCAAAACCACCGGCTGGATTCACTTAGATTGGACTCTGATTCAAGCAGATGTGAATCATATCCTTGACTGGGGTCGAGGCAAAGCCCAGGGGTTCAAAGACGTGCTGACCGGCTATCTCCCCTCAGCCGGCGCCGCCGGCGCCGGAACATTTTTTGGATTTCGGAAGAAGTAACAGTATCCCCGATACTCGGCTCAACTCAATTTCTCAAAATCTGCGACATACAGCCGAACACACATTCATCGCTTTGTGACCAATCTCACATCCAGAGTCCCCAGAAAGTGTCCCTCGACTGTCACTTGATCGCCGTCTTTGAGCATAACCGGCCCCATCTGGCAAAGCGCCGCGTAGCTGGCCTCGATCATCCCGCTGCCATCATCAACCAAGAAATTCTGGATGCACTTCTCCAGTTTGGTCCTTTCTCCGATAAAGTGATGCATCTGATACCCACTGACCATCCCTGTGACTTGGACGACCTTCATCTTGTACGCTTCGGGGTAAGCCTGCAGAGAACTAATCGTGACCGGATCCGCAGCCTGTGCGACAGGCACCAGGCACAGTAGGCTGATCAGCGCTAATTCTAATCGTAGGGTTCTGTTCATCACCATGCCTCCTCTTCATAACGCACGCCGTTGGTGTTGAGCATTCTGAAATCTTTTGGTCTACGGAACCTGGCGCAAGGCTTGTCCGGTTGCCGCGCTGTACGCCTCCGCGAGTGTATGCACTTGAATCAACTGAATGGATCGCTCGGCGCCGGTGAAATTGAGATGGCTATTGTCCAGCCCATCGGGCACGATCATCGTGGTCTTTCTGAGGTCCCGGCAAGCATTCATCTTGTCCACGAGTCGCCCGACCGGGTGGATCTCAGCATCCGGTTCAATCGTTCCTGACATACAGACCTCTTGGCGAATAGGATCACCGAGCAATGCCGAGGCGATGCCTACAGCAAACATGCCTCCCGCACTGGGCCCATTTAATCGAGATGGAACCAGAATGCGCACCGTCAGATATCGAGGGTCATATCCCACTGCCCTCGATGCAACGACAACAGCTGTATGAAAGGAGTGGGCGGAGGCCGGCAACAAGTTCGAATCGCCAAGAATCTCAGGTCCCTTTCCGTCAGCCTTATACCCGACTATGAGTTGCGCCACGAACCCGGTCCATGAGCCGGTAATGGAGCCAACCGTATTTTGCCCCACGCTCAAGAGCGGTAACGACAGAGACACGTCTGAAAACGGCGACAGCTTCCTACTCTGTTGTTGCGGAGGAACGTCGGAGGAGATGCTATTCGCAGAAAGGTGACCCCCTGGAGAAGATTTCGGCGCTGGGAAAATCATCACCGGCGAATACATCTTCGCCTCGCCGAGTTGCCGACAGCCTGGATATTCACGGTCCGTGTACAGATCAGCTTGCCCTGGCCGAGGGCAAACCCAGGTGTCGGCCCACACTACATCTAGAGAGGGGTCGTTCACGCCGAAGGCCAGAAAGAGTAATGCAGCCAGCCGCTGCACGTGTTGACGATTTAATGGATCCTCAGCCACGTATACCTTTGCCTTGAGCAACTACCGCAGCTGAAGCCTATCGCTCAAAACAAGGTTCGTCAAAAGAAGCGGGGAATATGGAAGGATCGAGAAACGGACTGATATCAACCCGGCAAGGCTTGATACCAGCCGTTGGCATGGACGAGGGTGATCTGACTGTCGAAGAGCCGGCTGACCTGTTCGTTGGTGAGGAGTATTCGCTTCGGCCTGTCGTCGAGAATCTTCCCCTCTTTCAGGAAGATCACGCGATCGATCTCCGGTGGAATTTCATGCAGATGGTGCGTCACCAGCAGCACGGTCTTTCCTTTGGCAATCTGCACACGCAAGAGATCGAGGTATTGGAAACAGGCTTTGAGATCAAGTCCACTCGTCGGTTCATCCAGCACCAACACTGGCGGGTCATGCACAAGAGCTCGGCCCAACAGAAACCGCCGCTGCTCGCCGGTGGAGAGATGGCCAAAACGCCGACCAGCTAAAGGTGCAATACCTAACTCCTGCATCACCTCATACGCTCTGGTCAGCTGCGTCTTCGTGAATTCTTGATATGCGTAGGTGTCGTTGCTCGCATAGAAACCGGAAAGGATCACGTTCAATCCTTCAGCACAGATCAGATACTCTCGCTGCAGATCATGCGAGACAATGCCGATCTGTTTCCGCACATCCCAGACATTCCATCGCTCCTCACCAAAAAGAGCCCACCGCGTGTCATCATTCGGCATGGCATGGACTTCACCTGATAACAACTTCAGCAGCGTGGACTTCCCTGCCCCGTTCGGGCCAAGGATTGCCGCATGCTCTCCCTCACGCAGAACAAAGGAGAAATCCGAGAAGACACAGGTCTCGCCTCGATACACCATGGCATGCTCAATTTCGACAATCGCCTTCGTGTTGGCTGAAGGACAAGGGGGTTGAGCTGGGATCTCGGCTGGAGGCTTACCAGGTTTCCCACCTCGCCGTGCCTGCTCAAGACCAGTTCGAGCCAAGGCATCCGCCCGTTCATTCTCGGGATGCCCGTTGTGTCCCCTGACCCAACGCCATTCCACTGTATGCGTGGCAGCCAGCGCATCGAGCCGCCGCCACAAGTCCTCATTCTTGACCGGTTCCTTACTGGCAGTTTTCCAACCTCGCCGCTTCCAACTGTGGATCCATTCGCTGATGCCCTTTTGGACGTACTGCGAATCGGTATAGACCCGCGCCTGTACCGGTTGAGGGAACGACTGTAACGCCTCAATGACCGCAAGCAACTCCATCCGGTTGTTCGTCGTCCCCGGCTCACCGCCACAAAGTTCCGTCTCAGTCTCACCATGTCGCAGCAAGGCCCCCCAGCCCCCAGGCCCAGGGTTCCCGCTGCAGGCACCGTCTGTGTAGATGTCGATCATTCTCTGCGTCCTCTGCTGAACGGTTTTGCGTCGGGATTGTACTATGTCCCTTTTACCAGAACCATAGCGAATCCCGTGACTCAATCAACGCACTAGAGTATAGTGGCACGTCACACACGTTCACATTTTTCAGAGAGTCACATACTGCGCACCATTTTTCTCATCGGCACAGGCGGGTTCGTCGGATCGATCCTTCGCTATCTCTTGAGCGGCTATGCGCAACAACTGAGCAAGAGTATCCAATTTCCCTTTGGCACTCTGGCCGTCAATGTGGTGGGTTGTGCGCTGGTCGGCTTCCTTGCTGAGCTCGCCGATCAGCGAGGCGTCATTTCCGGGGAAGCCCGGGCGTTTCTAATCGTAGGCCTACTGGGAGGATTTACCACATTCTCGGCGTTCGGCAACGAAACGATGAACCTGCTGCGTGACGGAGAACTGTGGCTCGCCGGAGGAAATATCGTCGGCCATCTACTCCTGAGCCTCGTTGCCGTATGGCTCGGCTACTCCACTGCCTATCTACTTTGGAAATGATCGATGCGCATAGACCACGGATGTCTACTGAGAATCTACGTCGGGGAAAGCGATAAACACGCCGGGCGGCCTCTCTATGAATGGATCGTCGCACAGGCTCACACGCAACAACTCGCCGGAGCCACCGTCTACCGTGGGCTCATGGGCTTCGGACCCCACACCCGCGTGATTCACACCTTCAAGATCGAACGATTGGCTGAAGATCTTCCTATTACCATCGAGATTGTCGACTCGCGCACCAAGGTCGAAGAGTTTCTCAACTTCATCGAACAGCAGATCTCGTCTAACCTCTTAGCCAACATGCAAACAATCGAAATCCGCTCCATTCAAGGCCAATCCAAGTAGCAGAGCCCAAACCTGCCTTTCTTTTGCGAAAACTTCGACCTCGGACGACCTTCTCTGCCAGTTGCATAAACTACTGCATGCGGCTGTTCGCCATCTTCAACGCTCAGCTCTCCGCCACAGTTTCATTTCAGCATTACGGATCTACGGCAAGACTCCCAGCTCCCAGGGCCAGGACTCTGGCTACAGGAGCCATCCATATAGATCTCGATTATTCGTTAACTCTTCATGAGGGTATGTCTCACTTTGCAATCACACCACTGGTATGATCATTCGCCGGCGATGTTGTGCTCTGACAACTTGCATGAAATAGACTGCCCATGGAAAGCGAGACAGGTACTAGGAAAGGTCCTGGCACATCTCATTCGATCTGCGACGGATCGGGATTTGAGAATACGAGGTTGTCCCAATAATTGGCTTGGCGAATTTCGGTTCCACCTTCCTTCATCGAGAGTGCCTTGCGAAGGCCTAGCCGTACAAGCTCTTCAATGGTGTCAATGAAGGTCAGTAAGTTGGCAGACTGATTGTCTGGGAGACGAGTTTCGTCCGGCGATCCGCCATGCACAATCGCACTTCTGGCATCATATGCTTGGCGCATTATGCGGAAGACTTCTTGCTCGCCGTAACTCGGATGCTGGATAAACTTTGCAGCCCGCAACGCGAAACGGAACCGGAGCTCTCCGCGGTCTTTCAGCCCTAGATCCCCAAGAAATAACGCTTCTGCTGCGATAACCATGTCAACTATCCGGTCGACGAGAAGTGCACGATCGAAGGCGAGATTGAAGCGGTGGATACTAAAGCCAAATCGCGCAGCTCCTTCCTCTAACAGACGCCACAGTGCGAGAAAGCGAGGGACTTCACCTTCTGATAACTCAAGTTTTCCACCGTATGGCCACTGTCCG from the Nitrospira sp. genome contains:
- a CDS encoding ATP-binding cassette domain-containing protein; the encoded protein is MVYRGETCVFSDFSFVLREGEHAAILGPNGAGKSTLLKLLSGEVHAMPNDDTRWALFGEERWNVWDVRKQIGIVSHDLQREYLICAEGLNVILSGFYASNDTYAYQEFTKTQLTRAYEVMQELGIAPLAGRRFGHLSTGEQRRFLLGRALVHDPPVLVLDEPTSGLDLKACFQYLDLLRVQIAKGKTVLLVTHHLHEIPPEIDRVIFLKEGKILDDRPKRILLTNEQVSRLFDSQITLVHANGWYQALPG
- a CDS encoding DUF190 domain-containing protein; the protein is MRIDHGCLLRIYVGESDKHAGRPLYEWIVAQAHTQQLAGATVYRGLMGFGPHTRVIHTFKIERLAEDLPITIEIVDSRTKVEEFLNFIEQQISSNLLANMQTIEIRSIQGQSK
- the crcB gene encoding fluoride efflux transporter CrcB codes for the protein MRTIFLIGTGGFVGSILRYLLSGYAQQLSKSIQFPFGTLAVNVVGCALVGFLAELADQRGVISGEARAFLIVGLLGGFTTFSAFGNETMNLLRDGELWLAGGNIVGHLLLSLVAVWLGYSTAYLLWK